In Musa acuminata AAA Group cultivar baxijiao chromosome BXJ2-3, Cavendish_Baxijiao_AAA, whole genome shotgun sequence, the following proteins share a genomic window:
- the LOC103974807 gene encoding cysteine-rich receptor-like protein kinase 6 — MFPSISSTQFLLLYLILLFIPSPTVAFRWQVCSTSAGNFTANSTYESNLNLLLSSLVSNGSAPGFFTDTVGRIPDQVQGLVLCRGDTNATTCGSCLRNVTVEILRLCAYNKDAVVWEEECLLRFSNLPFLSTLDNDPTAALPNPTPVNDEADRFNEVVNELLDSTADWAAYNSTKRYATGQAFNVTQAVPTIYGLAQCTPDMSTSDCRQCLKGVLQGLPQRRMGARNQGVRCNIRFEVTRLYEGSPIIWLPSPLTNATTVLPAVCPTGKEGKTKKTTIAISVSAVSAILLISIFCTWYRRSRKRAVKSPYQTDSEQATQVFESLLFRLPTLRVATVDFAEANKLGKGGFGAVYKGLLPDGRVIAVKRLLNSGQGLGELKNELLLVAKLQHRNLVKLLGVCLEEETMIVYEYVPNSSLDKFLFDAVRGKQLTWGIRYKIICGIARGLLYLHEESQLKIIHRDLKASNVLLDADMNPKIADFGLAKLFDIDQTQGTTNRVMGTFGYMAPEYVMQGKFSIKSDVFSFGVLVLEILTGRKSNGSHNPEVTEVLLSYIWEKWQDGSALEIVDPALGGHYQRSDLLRCVQIGLLCVQEDPSDRPTMSTIVVMLNSEIVSLRAPSQPAFYMGNGDKVATMSVNQVSISEPELR, encoded by the exons ATGTTTCCTTCGATCAGCTCCACCCAGTTTCTGCTCCTCTACCTCATCCTCCTCTTCATCCCCTCTCCGACCGTTGCCTTCAGGTGGCAAGTTTGCAGCACAAGTGCCGGCAACTTTACTGCCAACAGCACGTATGAGTCCAACCTcaacctcctcctctcctccctcgtCTCCAATGGTTCCGCTCCTGGCTTCTTCACCGACACCGTCGGACGAATACCCGACCAAGTTCAAGGCCTCGTCCTTTGTCGTGGCGATACTAACGCCACCACGTGCGGTTCCTGCCTTCGCAACGTCACGGTGGAGATCCTCCGGCTCTGTGCCTACAACAAGGATGCCGTGGTTTGGGAAGAAGAGTGCCTCCTTCGCTTTTCCAACCTGCCGTTCCTCAGTACCTTAGACAACGACCCGACGGCTGCCTTGCCAAACCCGACTCCGGTAAACGACGAAGCGGATCGGTTCAACGAGGTGGTGAACGAGTTGCTCGACAGCACGGCTGATTGGGCGGCGTATAACTCCACGAAGAGGTACGCGACCGGGCAAGCGTTCAACGTGACGCAGGCGGTTCCAACTATATATGGCCTGGCGCAATGCACGCCGGACATGTCGACGAGTGACTGCAGGCAGTGCTTGAAAGGGGTGTTACAGGGGCTCCCACAGCGCCGAATGGGAGCTAGGAATCAGGGAGTGAGGTGCAATATAAGGTTCGAAGTTACCCGCCTCTACGAAGGCAGCCCCATCATATGGCTCCCTTCACCATTGACGAATGCAACAACAGTCCTTCCTGCCGTCTGTCCAACCGGGAAAGAAG GAAAAACGAAGAAAACAACTATAGCAATTTCGGTATCCGCAGTGAGCGCAATACTGCTAATCTCCATATTTTGCACTTGGTACAGGAGATCGAGGAAGCGGGCAGTGAAATCACCTT ATCAAACTGACTCGGAGCAGGCCACACAAGTGTTTGAGTCATTACTATTTCGTCTACCTACACTTCGAGTTGCAACAGTCGACTTCGCCGAAGCGAATAAACTTGGAAAAGGTGGTTTCGGTGCAGTTTACAAG GGACTACTGCCGGACGGACGAGTGATAGCGGTCAAGAGACTGCTGAACTCTGGGCAAGGACTTGGAGAGCTTAAAAATGAGCTGCTTTTGGTTGCTAAGCTCCAGCACAGGAATCTTGTAAAACTTCTGGGCGTTTGCTTGGAGGAAGAGACGATGATTGTGTATGAATACGTGCCTAATTCAAGCCTGGACAAATTTCTGTTTG ATGCTGTAAGAGGCAAACAGCTGACTTGGGGAATTCGATACAAGATCATCTGTGGAATCGCTAGAGGCCTGCTTTATCTGCACGAGGAATCTCAACTAAAAATCATACATCGAGATTTAAAAGCCAGCAACGTCTTGTTAGATGCAGATATGAACCCCAAGATCGCAGATTTCGGCTTAGCGAAGCTTTTTGACATTGACCAGACTCAAGGCACCACCAATCGAGTCATGGGAACCTT TGGATACATGGCTCCGGAGTACGTGATGCAAGGCAAGTTTTCGATCAAGTCAGACGTATTCAGCTTCGGTGTTCTGGTTTTGGAGATTTTGACAGGAAGAAAAAGCAATGGTTCCCATAATCCAGAAGTTACTGAGGTCCTTCTAAGCTAT ATATGGGAGAAATGGCAAGACGGATCAGCCTTGGAGATAGTCGATCCAGCCTTGGGTGGTCACTACCAACGAAGCGACCTGTTAAGATGCGTGCAAATTGGGCTATTATGTGTTCAGGAAGATCCTTCTGATAGGCCAACTATGTCGACGATAGTTGTGATGCTCAACAGTGAAATTGTCTCTCTCCGAGCTCCTTCACAACCTGCATTTTATATGGGGAACGGTGATAAGGTTGCTACAATGTCAGTAAACCAAGTTTCAATATCAGAACCAGAATTACGATAG